The proteins below are encoded in one region of Paraflavitalea devenefica:
- a CDS encoding MFS transporter, which translates to MKRSIYIMALGAFGIITTEFGVIGILPAIAREFNISIDTAGWLLSGFALTIALTGPFTTLLTAKINRKVIMCLVLAIFVLSNLLSALSSSFAMLMIARILPAFLHPVFWAVATVAASKQVEPKDAPKAVSVVLGGLSIATVLGVPITTYVADLFNWQASFLLSGVINLIAFAALAFFVPSMPVTEKTSTQNQLAILRKGQLWVNLVATLIMIAGMFATYGYLAEYLGKISHMSGGQISLMLLLFGGTGIVGNWLTGIALSKNVLLTTRVFLLSLILIHLAAYTFGGLFIPMAIIISVWGFIHTGGFLIGQTRSTSEAPEAPELAASLMVSFGNAGVTLGTLLGGFIITAFGVQEVVWTSSLLLLITFGLTFVTVGRKKTVAEAQQDAVETNSEEAEIEETEQAVVG; encoded by the coding sequence ATGAAAAGATCAATCTACATCATGGCGCTGGGCGCCTTCGGGATCATTACTACTGAATTTGGCGTAATCGGTATACTGCCTGCAATAGCCAGGGAATTCAATATTTCCATTGATACGGCGGGATGGCTGTTGAGTGGCTTTGCGCTTACCATTGCTTTGACTGGCCCCTTCACCACCCTGCTGACTGCAAAGATCAATCGTAAAGTGATCATGTGCCTGGTGTTGGCCATTTTTGTATTGTCGAACCTGCTTTCCGCATTATCGTCCAGCTTTGCCATGCTGATGATCGCCCGCATTTTACCGGCTTTCCTGCACCCCGTATTCTGGGCCGTGGCCACGGTGGCTGCCTCCAAACAGGTGGAACCCAAAGATGCGCCCAAAGCAGTATCTGTAGTGCTGGGCGGATTAAGCATCGCCACCGTGCTGGGTGTGCCGATTACCACGTATGTGGCTGATCTTTTTAACTGGCAGGCATCCTTCCTGTTGTCTGGCGTTATTAACCTGATCGCATTTGCTGCATTGGCCTTCTTTGTTCCATCCATGCCTGTTACAGAAAAAACATCCACCCAAAACCAACTGGCCATATTACGTAAAGGGCAACTATGGGTAAACCTGGTGGCTACCCTTATCATGATTGCCGGTATGTTTGCCACCTATGGCTACCTGGCAGAATATTTAGGGAAGATCTCGCACATGAGTGGCGGTCAGATCAGCCTGATGCTTTTATTGTTTGGCGGAACAGGCATTGTTGGGAACTGGCTTACGGGTATTGCACTGAGTAAAAATGTATTGCTTACTACCAGGGTGTTCCTGCTTTCGCTGATACTTATTCACCTGGCAGCTTATACATTTGGTGGTTTGTTTATTCCCATGGCCATCATCATCTCTGTGTGGGGCTTTATTCACACCGGCGGTTTCCTGATCGGGCAAACACGTTCTACTTCAGAAGCGCCGGAAGCACCTGAACTGGCAGCCAGCCTGATGGTTTCTTTCGGGAATGCGGGTGTAACCCTGGGCACCCTGCTGGGAGGTTTTATCATTACTGCTTTCGGTGTTCAGGAAGTGGTCTGGACAAGCTCGCTCCTGCTTTTGATCACTTTCGGGCTCACCTTTGTTACCGTTGGCAGAAAAAAGACGGTTGCTGAAGCTCAACAGGATGCAGTTGAAACAAACAGCGAGGAAGCTGAAATTGAGGAGACTGAGCAGGCGGTGGTGGGATGA
- a CDS encoding helix-turn-helix domain-containing protein has protein sequence MENLGIRIQKRRVLLGLLQPELAAISGISTRTIQLIERGQGNPSLETLIKLIDPLGLKIELVLKDPTPRIEA, from the coding sequence ATGGAAAATCTAGGTATCAGAATCCAAAAGCGAAGGGTTTTATTGGGACTCTTGCAACCCGAACTTGCGGCCATATCTGGTATCAGCACCCGGACGATTCAGCTTATAGAAAGGGGGCAGGGTAATCCCTCCCTGGAGACACTGATCAAATTGATCGATCCGCTCGGATTAAAAATAGAACTTGTTCTAAAGGACCCAACCCCAAGAATTGAGGCATGA
- a CDS encoding HipA N-terminal domain-containing protein, with the protein MRAAQVLYNGQLAGILSKSGGVYRFAYDKNYLSQAGSRPVSLTLPLREAPYESDVLFPAFVNRLSEGSNKAIQTRLLKIDENDYFSLLLATGGNDSIGPLTIKEIHEPTGN; encoded by the coding sequence ATGAGAGCAGCACAGGTATTATACAATGGGCAACTGGCAGGTATTTTGTCTAAATCAGGCGGAGTTTATCGTTTTGCCTATGACAAAAACTATCTATCCCAAGCTGGCAGCAGGCCAGTAAGCCTAACCCTCCCCCTGCGTGAAGCACCGTATGAAAGTGATGTGCTTTTCCCTGCGTTTGTAAACAGATTGAGTGAAGGCTCCAATAAAGCCATACAGACGAGGCTACTCAAAATTGATGAAAACGATTATTTTAGTTTATTACTGGCTACAGGCGGCAATGACAGCATTGGACCGCTGACAATAAAAGAGATCCATGAGCCTACCGGAAATTAA
- a CDS encoding type II toxin-antitoxin system HipA family toxin, with protein MSLPEIKYCPSTLEPGFSTYSPKAQKNLFGSRSKKVSPILRFDPPGKNSALTREYNEKRTRISISGVQEKYSLKLEKNDLSLTDAGGTHILKPVPAERLDRVTDLPANEHVSMQIAQQVFGIKTAACGMIFFDEGSPAYITRRFDYKPGGLGKYQVEDFATLQAKTPEKGGHDFKYNASYLDIAIQIRQHVAAAPVALIEFFRLLVFNYLIANGDAHLKNFSLMETEQGDYVLSPAYDLLCTALHIDDARLALHDGLYKGDFEEKSYQTFGTYTRASFIVFAQNAGINTDLAGKIVDDILAGTLKAMEMIERSFLSEEAKRKYIEILGERHRSLRLK; from the coding sequence ATGAGCCTACCGGAAATTAAATACTGCCCCTCTACCCTCGAGCCAGGCTTTAGTACTTATAGCCCTAAGGCACAGAAAAATCTGTTTGGCAGCCGCAGCAAAAAAGTATCCCCTATCCTGCGTTTCGATCCCCCGGGCAAAAACAGCGCATTGACCCGCGAGTATAATGAAAAAAGAACGCGGATCAGCATAAGTGGCGTACAGGAAAAATACAGCCTGAAGCTGGAAAAAAACGATCTGTCACTTACAGATGCAGGAGGAACCCATATATTAAAACCTGTTCCCGCCGAAAGACTGGACAGAGTAACCGATCTGCCGGCAAATGAACATGTGAGCATGCAAATCGCTCAACAGGTATTTGGTATCAAGACCGCTGCCTGTGGCATGATCTTTTTTGACGAAGGCTCACCGGCCTATATTACCCGACGCTTCGACTACAAGCCGGGAGGCCTGGGCAAATACCAGGTAGAAGACTTCGCTACGCTGCAGGCAAAGACACCAGAGAAAGGAGGTCATGATTTTAAGTATAATGCCTCCTACCTGGATATTGCCATACAGATCCGGCAACATGTAGCGGCAGCGCCGGTGGCACTGATCGAATTTTTCCGGCTACTGGTATTCAACTACCTAATTGCCAATGGAGACGCGCATCTCAAGAACTTCTCCTTAATGGAAACAGAGCAAGGAGATTATGTGCTTTCACCCGCCTACGACCTCCTCTGCACAGCCCTGCACATCGATGACGCCAGACTGGCACTACATGATGGTCTGTACAAAGGTGATTTTGAAGAAAAGTCCTACCAGACCTTCGGCACTTACACCCGCGCGTCATTCATAGTATTTGCGCAAAACGCAGGTATCAATACAGATCTTGCTGGCAAAATCGTGGACGACATACTCGCGGGAACCCTAAAAGCTATGGAGATGATAGAACGTAGTTTTCTCAGTGAGGAGGCAAAAAGAAAGTATATTGAAATACTGGGAGAGCGTCATCGAAGCCTGCGGCTTAAGTAA
- a CDS encoding ligand-binding sensor domain-containing protein, which translates to MKYALIYTLFLMSVFHTSCGQNQTEEKKIIINSENKGVITSHGPKWVTRKIIQDRKGNIWIAAFDGIFRYDGKSFTNITSKVTSARFFSVLEDRKGNFWFVSVGSGVYYYDGQSFRNFTAKDGLSNDVVFSLYEDKTGNIWFGTGGGASCYDGKSFRNFTTRDVNCIFQDKKGKFWFGGANLSVFDGKTFTTLTNKDGKAFKSVWSIIEDKKGNILFGDDDGLWRYDGSTFTNFTKRGALSMIEDKKGNVWTVSGLPGSRSWVLSRYDAKSLSNEKPTVTNVKLREDAFFTVFEAYDGSIWVGTGEGVYRYDGKTFTDFKSKEGQK; encoded by the coding sequence ATGAAATACGCACTCATCTATACTTTGTTCTTAATGTCCGTTTTTCACACTTCCTGTGGACAAAACCAAACAGAAGAAAAAAAAATTATTATCAACTCCGAAAACAAAGGTGTAATTACATCCCACGGACCTAAATGGGTAACTCGTAAAATCATACAAGATAGAAAGGGCAACATTTGGATTGCTGCATTTGATGGTATTTTTCGATATGATGGAAAATCGTTTACTAATATCACCAGTAAAGTGACTTCGGCACGCTTCTTTTCTGTTTTAGAGGATAGAAAAGGAAATTTTTGGTTCGTTTCTGTTGGTTCAGGTGTTTATTATTACGATGGGCAATCCTTTCGAAATTTTACGGCAAAGGACGGGCTTTCCAATGATGTGGTCTTTAGTCTTTATGAAGATAAAACTGGTAATATTTGGTTCGGCACCGGAGGCGGGGCAAGCTGTTATGATGGGAAATCTTTCAGAAATTTTACTACGAGAGATGTTAATTGTATTTTTCAAGACAAAAAGGGGAAATTCTGGTTTGGCGGGGCTAACCTCAGCGTTTTTGATGGAAAAACATTTACCACTCTCACCAATAAAGACGGCAAAGCTTTTAAGAGCGTTTGGTCTATAATCGAAGATAAAAAAGGTAATATTTTGTTCGGTGACGATGATGGCCTTTGGCGCTACGACGGCAGTACCTTTACCAATTTTACGAAGAGGGGTGCTTTATCTATGATTGAAGACAAAAAGGGAAACGTCTGGACTGTTTCTGGATTACCTGGTAGCAGAAGTTGGGTACTTTCCCGTTATGATGCAAAGTCCTTGTCCAATGAAAAGCCCACTGTAACTAACGTAAAGTTAAGAGAAGACGCTTTTTTTACGGTTTTTGAAGCTTATGATGGTAGTATTTGGGTGGGCACTGGGGAGGGAGTGTATCGTTATGATGGAAAGACCTTTACAGACTTTAAAAGTAAAGAGGGTCAGAAATAA